In Gemmatimonadales bacterium, one DNA window encodes the following:
- a CDS encoding serine/threonine-protein kinase, producing the protein MTDLLDSVRHALSGRYQIVREIGRGGMATVYLAQDLKHPRQVALKVLRAEVAGALGADRFLKEIELAARLQHPHILGLLDSGTAGDVLYYVMPYVEGESLRHRLDRESQLRVDAAVTIAREVAGALDYAHSHGVIHRDIKPENILLSAGQALVADFGI; encoded by the coding sequence TTGACTGATCTGCTCGATTCGGTTCGGCATGCACTGTCGGGCCGCTATCAGATCGTGCGGGAAATCGGTCGCGGTGGCATGGCGACCGTCTACCTCGCGCAGGACCTGAAGCATCCCCGCCAGGTGGCGCTCAAGGTGCTCCGCGCCGAGGTCGCGGGTGCACTGGGCGCGGACCGGTTTCTCAAGGAAATCGAGCTCGCCGCCCGACTGCAGCACCCTCATATCCTCGGCCTGCTCGACTCCGGCACCGCGGGCGACGTGCTGTACTACGTGATGCCCTACGTCGAGGGCGAATCCCTCCGTCACCGGCTGGATCGGGAGTCGCAACTCCGTGTGGACGCCGCGGTCACCATTGCCCGGGAGGTGGCGGGGGCGCTGGACTACGCCCATAGCCACGGCGTGATTCATCGCGATATCAAGCCCGAAAACATCCTCCTCTCCGCCGGGCAGGCGCTAGTGGCGGACTTCGGCATC